In the genome of Actinomadura graeca, one region contains:
- a CDS encoding DUF397 domain-containing protein, which translates to MTALCTRPGDKAPPVSGESGGSPIGFCCATAQVPPSRPVDVGQDVVVNSHRTLGLSQVTSVTHVPWRRSAACQANNGCVELARLEVGVLGARDGATSDSGVIRLSPRGLRDLFDAIGRGAYDL; encoded by the coding sequence ATGACGGCGCTCTGCACGCGCCCCGGTGACAAAGCCCCGCCGGTCTCCGGCGAATCCGGAGGATCTCCAATCGGTTTTTGCTGTGCCACGGCTCAGGTTCCGCCCTCTCGGCCGGTTGATGTCGGGCAGGATGTTGTAGTGAATTCACACAGGACACTTGGCCTATCTCAGGTCACATCAGTCACACATGTCCCATGGCGCCGTTCCGCGGCGTGCCAGGCCAACAACGGGTGCGTCGAGCTTGCTCGCCTGGAGGTCGGCGTTCTTGGGGCTCGGGACGGGGCGACGTCGGACAGCGGCGTGATCAGGTTGAGCCCGCGGGGGCTTCGTGACCTGTTCGACGCCATCGGGCGGGGCGCCTACGACCTCTGA